taacgaacaggtcaaaagatctagttcttttttgtgaacaaaatgaatgagatcaccgctcctaaaatacccgttcagtccgttcagttgcaaatgttttttttttatcgggtCCTATGTACGgtgggagatcacaggctaacgaccgattgaccgacactgtcggtgacctcgttcattccgttcacaaaaaagaactagttcttttgacccgttcgttcatgaccgataCACCACTAGTCATTACATGTTGTTGGCACTGTTGAGTCGGAaacaaacgtgaacatgagtgaacggactgacttgacacggctgaccgggtcctATGCACAgtgggagatcacaggctaacgaccgattgaccgacactgtcggtgacctcgttcattccgtttacaaaaaacaactagttcttttgatcggtttgttcatgaccgacacaccactagcgtattgttgtgctgttgagtcggaatgaacgtgaacattagtgaacggactgactggACACGGTTAACCGGGTCCTATGCACaaggggagatcacaggctaacgaccgattgaccgacactgccggtgaccttgttcattccgttcacaaaaaagaactagttcttttgacccgttcgttcatgaccgatacaccactagtcatcacgtgttgttgcgctgtcgagtcagaacgaacgtgaacatgagtgaacggactgactcgactcAGTTGACCGGGTCCTATGCACAgtgggagatcacaggctaacgaccgattgaccgacactgtcggtgacctcattcattgcgttcacaaaaaagaactagttcttttgaccggTTTGTTCATGAccaacacaccactagtcatcacgtgttgttgcgctgttgagtcggaacgaacgtgaacatgagtgaacggattGACTCGACATGGCTGACCGGGTCCTATGCAGATCACAGGCTACcgaccaattgactgaaatgaacggatcttatTACTggatgaaccggaatgatccggttccctgaaatgaacagttttgctCACTACGACCTAAAACCATAGCATATGGTATCATGGCAGCGATGTAATCCAAGCCAAATTTCAGCGTCCGAGCTAATTATTCAACACatatattagtttaaaaatatatatccaacTACACCCAAGTCTCAAGTTTCTATACATGTGTTGATCAGCAAAGTCTAGGTGAGACATCTTAATCAGCGCCATAATGAGTGGAGGATAAGGTCCTGTGAATTCAAGACTCGGTCTGACGGAGGTGATCAATAACTCCATATCACAGCATCTCATTAGGCTCCAACCGGCTTGCCAGAAACAATGCATCTTTGAGTAGTGTTAGATGCAAGCGCTGTTATTGGGCTTTCCATCATTCTCGCCATTTCCTGCTCTTGGCTGACTCGAAATAACAAAGATGAGTCCACGTACAGAAGTAGCTCAAGCAGGAAATGTGAAAATAGAAATGAATGGTTTTTAGAGTATGATACCGTATTGCAGCCCAAACACTTTTAGAAGGTGCTGTTTCCCACTACCCCCTCGGCATTAGTCTATGTCTTTCACTGAAACGCTGACTCAGCAAAACAGGAATTCAAAGACTGGAATGTTACATCTTCAATGCACAGTGCTACTCTGGCTTCTCCGGTTTTGGGccagaagtgcattttcagcaagaaCACAATGATGGCATGGGAAACCAGGCCGTATGCTGCGGACTGGGTGAGATTACGTGTggtttttaattgaattatgGCATCAGTGTCATGTTACTTGAGGTCAGTCGATAGAGGAATAGCACCATTGACTGACTAGTCaggtttttgttgtttggtATTGCGGTACATGGTATTTTGTATAGCTACTAATACCTTTGTGATTGCTTCAATTTCATTCAATTCCGATTCATAATGATTCTCGATTCCGATTTTTTTCAAAGGGAGGGTCATAAAAATTTTGCATGGTTGAAATGAGGGTGCTAACCAAagttctccatttttttaaaaaataatatgacttatttatggcggccgggtggttagcacacaggcctcacagcttggagacccaggttcaattccacccttggccggTTTTagtttttccggtttcctcccacattccaaaaacatgctaggttaattgtcgactccaaattgtccataggtatgaatgtgagtgtgaatggttgtttgtctatatgtgccctgtgattggcttggccacaagtccagggtgtaccccgcctctcgcctgaagacagctgggataggctccagcgacactcgtgaggataagcggtagaaaatagtcgaaataggtgaaTCCCAATGACAtacgttgttagctagcttatattaacgcattttttctcgtgttataatccacagaaaagggagaaaaatatgTCATCGACCATCTCTATGTGGCCgaggggttttctccgggtactccggtttcctcccacattccaaaaacatgctatgttaattggcgactccaaattgtccataggtatgaatgtgagtgtgaatggttgtttgtctatatgaacaTAAATATTCCTAGGAGTCTTTATGAGTATGatgagtatttttaaaaaactaaccATCTTGGTTCCAACTAAACTGCATTTGATTTAGAATCTATGgctttttcaaaacaaacaagacCTACGTAGCAACAGCGCTATCATTGTTGCTAGGGAGCCATATTTCcaacataatgagcattttctttaagcACAAATACGGATAATCACAAAATTCCTCGCTTTACTTGTATCAGAAAAAAATTAGTAACAAGTTCGTAACTCCCGAGTATCTGGCTCATCCCTAATttaaccttaaactgtattatggaaagcaggaagtgaacaaatgtaacagttaccgattgtaaaagtaccagatggaggggtaggatttaataagctttgcttcttcctactcctttcggacatgtggacctgggaactgattatgggatgcactcaattgtaatctgatgcatgttcaaatgaaataaaaccattaccattactattattcAACGCAATACCCCACATAATCTTAATTTATTACTATGTAAATATTGGTGCTCCCTGTTCACTCAACAACAACCTGATCTTAATAACGAAAATCTGCTTTAGAGAGCTCACCGTGGAGTGAGCCAGGAGTTGTTTACTTCATTAGACCCTCCCAAATCTCCAATACCCCTTTTGGCAAACTCCGTAACAAACCGCTCTAATGACTATCATGCACAGATGTGATAAAGTATATTTGCTCTCGGATACGAGGATTAGTATGCTCACCTTGCACACAGATCAGAACCGCCGGCCATTCTGTAGGGATGGCGTGGAATGTTGATGCGTATGTGGAAGTTACTGCTTAGCACAAAATGAGGTGAACATGGTGAGGTAAGTGATGCAGCATCGATAGGATATTGAACCAGGTGTTTCTCATGAGATTGCAGAGATGTTCTTACTGAGTTGAACCCGGCACAGAACTCCTGAATAACCACACTCTATTCTCGAATATCCAGTATGAATCTCTCTGTATTTTTTGCTGTAACATTATAAAACCAATTGTAGATTCTGTTTCTTGCAGGGTTTTAAACCTTCGACTAGTCTTTGAAGGTGAACCATACATAGAAGATGTACCCAGGACATACAAACTACCCGGTCATACgtggaaatattaaatttaacaATGAGATGCAATTTACCTAATGCTCTGCAACTCTGCCAGGAACTGCTAAGTCGATTGTAAGGTACGGTGAGTTCCCTTCTTCGGAAAAAAGGTCACAGTCAAATCTGACACATTTTGACATTGACCTCTTTAATGTAATTGTGAAATTAACCCCCAGTGCTTACACTTGGCAATATTGAAGATTGCAGTAGTAATACTCGcatctttgtgatgaaaagcAGCAAAGTATATGAAATGTTGCTTAATGTTCTTATCAACTTCGGTAAAAGCATTGATATAATTTACTTCttcggtaataataataatccaccaGGAGGATTTGACAGACTTTATCGAGTGCAGGGAATATGATAGTTTTGTCATATTCGCACTAGCTTGCAATTGAATGCAGAGGAGATGGAGGCCTGCTAACCTCGACTGAAGATGAAGTCAGGTGGTGGAAGGATCTCAATCTAAGCAGGGTCGGAGGTTACGTAAACGGACAGTTCCAACAGCTAGTGCGGTCGTCAAAATGCAGTCGCAGAGCTCCGGGGTTGGACGAGTTTCACTCTGAATTCCTTAAGGCTCATTCCTTGGCTGACAAGTCTCTTCGACATTGCCTGGAAGTACCTATgaaccggggtggtggtccctcTTTCCAAGAACGGtaaccggagggtgtgttccaaatACAGGGGGATCACAATCCTCAGCTTCCCTGGAAAAGTCTTGGTTGAACCTCGGATACAGGACGTAGCAAGGGTACATGGAAGTTTGCCCAACCGGTGTGCGTTGTGGACTTGGACCGTGTCCCTTGCGGTGTCCTGTGGGGCGTCCTCCAGGAGTATGgaattggtggcgcgctactacgtgcctTGGTGATGATTGGTAAGTATCTCATCATATAAAAATCTTAAGTATACACAACAAAATCAAGCAGAGAGTGCCATTAATGCAATAAATAAGATatagttgctgtttttttaacccaGAAAGTAGAAAGTCTTTAGAATTTTAATGTCAGCGTCTTGTCTTCTGGCAATTACAGCAGCCGGTTGACCATGAAATTCAACCCACCTTGTTATTCAGTGACATTTGAATTATTGGAATCTCTCACAGACTCATCATTGAAAAGGCCAGTGTCCACACGGTGTTTATGGGATTATGTGTGTAAAAGACTGCCGGggcatatttttgtcaaaaccAATTTGAATTCAaggaatttggtcattttggccTTTCCGAATCCCATCAAGGTATGAGTTTGTTTAtcctttagaacaggggtctcaaacatgcggcccgcgggccaaatgtggcccgcaggacactagtttgaggcccccgccttggtatcatgtacccagaaaaaattattacgtttgattcatgttcatgttaaaggttaaataactgttaatagttatcctccctatccgtgtggaagtggtaagttttttggctatttaagtttaaaggaaataacttgaaggctatcgtttaggtcgctggctctctagtttgcgagttagcatgtgtctcaagaccctgcagttgcgcaatatgttgtaaataaaaagagtataaatgtgactatagtcgtgttttgtcatgtctacagggctctaataatgctttgttaaattttaatctgaaaaaaaataatttgtctacccaccaactattatttgccgttttattattattattattattatatttatttattactgattgattgattttctttattcttgatttgtttatttatttttcatcttattttgtgtagaaaaataaaaagtaagatatttgagaacagtggaatgttttatcagagcttttcttgtagaaaattggaaccaaagcgaagttttttaattttttttgtttttaataaatgcgtttttttgtttttttttgttttggaaaacctgaggcggcccagtctcacccagacccttgctccagtggcccccaagtaaattgagtttgaaacccctgctttagaacaAATGTACAGTAGGTAGAATTctgtaaatgtacagtatattaatgACCTATGATCAGATAAATGCATTGGCCGCAGAACCAGGAATACTGACCTTATTGATAGCGGACTACATAGCAGTACGTTAATATCCCAGATGACTTAATTAGGCTGCATTTTTTCATGCAATATGAATAATGTGGGGACAGAGGCACTGACGTGGTCTCAGTGTGAATACAAATCAGGACATTCGCACAATGGGATGCTTTGACACGTTAAAGTAACACACTCATTGCGCCTATAGGAACATAAATTAGAATTGGAATTAGaatgacattttgtttgtttggaaaCTGAGCGTTGTGCTCCCACAAGACGACACAAAGTCATTATGTATGACGGAAAAGATGAGCAGCTTCTGTCGGTGGTGAGTAAACTGGGGTTTAAATGCTTCATTGGGCACCTTGAAGCTTTTGATTGAAGTCAATGCTGCCTTGCTCATACCGTCTGTTGCGGATTATTTATCTCTGGTTGCGTAATTAATGAAGAGCTGGATCGGAAGTCAATTGGTGACTTGGTGTTCCGTCCAAAATTCAAGTCTGAACCCAAAAGTTGTcgaatatcaatattttttttcagatgtgaTGTTACTGGTTGACATGTCAACATACCATCTCCCATGTGATACTACTCAACCAATCAAATTTGCGTATCATTGCAACTCTTTAAGATTAAAGAGGAGagaatcaaaccaaaaaaacgaGTTGTTGCCTCTCATTTACTGTGCCGTCTTTTTCCAGATTGATTgtcaattaaacattttaaagatTCTGCGGCAGTAGGAAACCCCCCAGGTTGCTCCTTCTGCATTCATCTCCGTGACTTTGCCTCTTTTAGTCACTGAGAGAACTGCTTCTTTTCTCATCCGCTTCCAGTACTTTATCTCCGATGGGTTATTTTGAGTATTCCCATATTTAGTTCTATTATGAAATATGGCAGTTATCATTAAGAACATTGCAGTCGCTCCATGTACTACATAAGTTAGTGCATGATCAATTGTGGTTGGTTAAAAAACTGATTGGCAAATACATTATTATGGCAAAAACATATATGGCAGACAGCCGATGCATATCCAGAGACCATCGGACCATCTCTGACCCTTCTCACCCCCAGCATGGGCTGTTCTCTAGCCTGGGGTCGGGCAGAAGGCTCTGCAGGATCCGCTGCAGAACAGCCAGATTTAGAAACAGCTACTTCCTCCTGGCCATCAGACTACCGAATGCCAaataacccccacccccaataaagatttttaagatgtgtatactgtacatacaaactGTTTTGGACGTGTAAACATTCCTTAGTAATATTAGTTACCTCAACTAACAAAAGAACCGTTTTGAAACCAATTTCATAATGCACTTAagtttaaaacatgttttttgaggaatacctggaatatgaaatgatttaaaaaaaattattacaaagatatttcaagaaaacaacctgaccgggtcatttttgacccacttatggaaggttggggtagtaacacaaaaacaaaaaattcttaaaatgtataaaaggtaagttaaaaatgtgaattacatgatataaaaacatgttttttgaggaatacctggaatatgaaatgatgaaaaaaatttcattacgaagatatttcaagaaaacaacctgaccgggtcatttttggcccacttatggaaggttggggtagtaacacaaaaactaaaaattcttaaaatgtataaaagccaagtttaaaacatgtttttttaggaataacgggaatatgaaatgataaaaaaaataataattacaaagatatttcaagaaaacaacctgaccgggtcatttttgactcacttatggaaggttggggtcgtatcacaaaaacaaaaatttcttaaaatgtataaaaggtaagttaaaaatttgatatgatagcaaaaacatgtttttttttaggaatacctggaatatgaaatgataaaaaaaaattcattatgaagatatttcaagaaaacaacctgacagggtcatttttgacccacttatggaaggttggggaagtaacacaaaaactaaaaattcttaaaatgtataaaagccaagtttaaaacatgtttttttaggaataacgggaacatgaaatgataaaaaaaaaataattacaaagatatttcaagaaaacaacctgaccgggtcatttttgacccacttatggaaggttggggtcgtatcacaaaaacaaaaatttcttaaaatgtataaaaggtaagtttaaaacatgttttttgaggaatacctggaatatgaaatgataaaaaaaaaaataattacaaagatatttcaagaaaacaacctgaccgggtcatttttgacccacttttggtGGGATTTGTGGAAGTTTTGACATTAAACCAGAAAGTAAAGTGCAacacattcattaattaaaagcTTAACGTAATATAAAGCCTTTTTAGAAGAAAGTGATGATTCCAACTGAGCGCTTTTATATCATATTCAACACGCTTCATCCATTTTGTCAATGAACGCCGAGCGACGTCTCACATTGATGCAATTTTGTGTCTTTCacggagagaaagagagagagagagagagagagagaaaaagcgAGAGAAACCAGGAGAGAGACAGAAAGGGACGCTCACGCTcctccctccttctcctcctgcgTCTCGGCTCTCTGTTCGCAGTATAGCCGAGAAGCGAGCGTCTCCCGGCGGCTTGCTCTCCGGCATCCCTCCGCTCAAGCGGGATGCAAAGCGAGCTTACCAAGCTGTGGTACCTCCACTCTTCGACACTTTTCCACGCCATTCCTAATCTTTATGggtgattttttatttcatagacACGCAttttaatgtggaaaaaaatcattacttAAACGGAACTAAACTGCTGTGGAAGTAGGACGCCATTTATGGGATGGAGAATTTCCAGTCGGTGAGTTGAAGCTAAAATGTGTTATACTTCTTTATTTTGTAACGAAAACGTGAGGTGCTTTGAACGCACCAGGTCGTAAATGATGCTTTCAAGAACTTGTTGATATTGCTACTTAATGTTGAGAATTTAATAATGGtttcattatttatgttttgtcATTTGTTGGTGAAACTCAACAGGTTAGAACGGCTCACTGTGATATCATTTGGAATATTTAGGATGCTAAAAGTTGTAGTTTTGTTGTAGTTGTTGACTTAAATGTATTTAGGATAAGATGGTGATGTTTGGAAATTATACTTTGTGATtccaatgtatttttatgacactcaaatgtttgtttactaTCTTCAATTGTGTCCATTCCTGTTCCTTGTGTCCTTAGTCGGTGAAGATACGCTGAAGTCAAGCTGGTTGTGAAGGTGCAGGACTTGTCCCCCCCTACGCCCCAGGCCGGAGACAATATGGCGGCGGGAGTGGCGGCATGGCTTCCCTTTGCCCGGGCGGCGGCCATTGGCTGGATGCCTGTGGCTAATCTTCCCATGCCCGTGGCGCCGACTGAGAAGAACAAGCGTAAGGATGAATTAATCATTCTAAATGTCAGCGGACGACGATTCCAAACCTGGAGGAATACATTGGACCGCTATCCGGACACCCTGCTGGGAAGCTCCGAGAAGGAGTTCTTCTACAACGAAGAGACACAAGAGTACTTCTTTGATCGGGATCCTGACGTGTTTCGAAGTGTGTTGAACTTTTACCGCACAGGCAAGCTCCACTATCCTCGTTACGAGTGTATTTCGTCCTACGATGAAGAGCTCGCGTTCTTTGGCATTGTTCCGGAGATCATCGGCGACTGCTGTTACGAAGAGTACAAGGACAGGAAGAGGGAAAACGCGGAACGTCTAATGGACGACCAGGAGGACAATAAGGATGCTAAGCTCCCCAATATGACCTTCAGGGAGACAATGTGGCGGGCTTTCGAGAACCCTCACACTTCCACAATGGCGCTGGTTTTCTACTATGTCACCGGCTTCTTCATCGCCGTGTCCGTTATCACAAACGTGGTGGAAACGGTCCCCTGCGGTTCCGCGCCCAATCAGAAGGAAGTTCCATGCGGCGAGCGCTACACCGTGGCCTTCTTCTGCATGGACACGGCTTGCGTCATGATCTTCACTGTGGAATACCTGATGCGTTTATTCGCCGCACCGAGCCGCTACCGTTTCATGAGGTCCGTCATGAGTATCATCGACGTGGTGGCCATTTTGCCATATTATATCGGCTTAGTGATGACGGACAACGAGGACGTGAGCGGCGCCTTTGTGACGCTGCGGGTTTTCCGTGTGTTCCGTATCTTTAAGTTCTCCCGTCACTCTCAGGGCCTTCGCATCCTGGGCTACACTCTGAAGAGCTGCGCCTCCGAGCTGGGCTTCCTGCTTTTTTCCCTCACTATGGCCATAATTATATTTGCTACCGTCATGTTCTACGCAGAGAAGGGTTCAAGCTCCAGTAAATTCACCAGTATCCCGGCCTCCTTCTGGTACACCATCGTTACTATGACAACCCTCGGGTAAGAACACAGCAGACGCCTCTTTTATCTGCTTGCAAGTACATGTGTATGcctctatatgtgtgtgtgtgtgtgtggggttgaCTTTGTGGCCCCAAAACACATCCAAATGCTtccttatttttcaaaacaTATGACACTTGAAGGCTGTAGAGAAACAGCAagcagttttttaaaaataatagcgTTCTTCTGGGGCATAGCAGCCATCAAGATATTCCCTTCTCTCTCGCTTAATGGTTGTAGCCTGTCCTTTATACACCAAAGATAAGAGCGACTTGGGCGATTACACTCGTAGAAAAAAGGGGATGAGTTGAAAAAGGATTGCAGTCAGACAAAAACAACGGCTTGGAAACCAGATTACGGCATTGTTTCCATTTCtgacccccccctctctctgtGCTGAGATCAATGCACTTTTAGAGTCAATTCAAGCTTGGACTTTATGCTTTCATGGCCATCTTGGCTTTTTCACACACTTGTTGCTGGCTATCAAAAAAAACGAGAAGCTGCACAAGGTGACCAGAAAGGGGGTTGCACCTCAGTACCAGCAAGAAAGAGGCGGAGCTAATGACACAGCCTCttactgtgattggccggcagcTCAATCAAAGTAGTAAACACCTTACTCAACGGAGTTGATGACAAAGTCTATTCTGTTCTTTCTGTGCATTTAAATAGAGGAAAACTGCTAGCAAAGCAGCTAACAATGATTCCGATAGAGTCCAAAAAAACGataaaaaccaaaaatgttttatatgtatGCTTTCTGTGACTATGCAATAGCAGGAACATTCGCGCTCACTGGGATGCCAAATAATGgaatggctgtatcttccagcacatgactgCTTTTCATTGAGCTGGTAGATTCAATTCAAATACACAAACGATGCAGCAAACTCCATTCGCTGACAAtacctggtagtagtcatgtgcgGATCAGTACTGCAGTATCGATACCGCCGATACCACATAGTatttaggccaggggtgggcaaactacggcccgggggccacatatggccccccaagtgtttgaatacggcccgcccaatctttcaaaagtatttaatttaaactcaacatacaacctggcatcatggcctgagccaaccttttgatggttgtatcaatttcgttgtttgacatggtctgttgtttacaaagtgctcctgaaaaaagagacacaagcaca
This window of the Doryrhamphus excisus isolate RoL2022-K1 chromosome 10, RoL_Dexc_1.0, whole genome shotgun sequence genome carries:
- the LOC131137556 gene encoding potassium voltage-gated channel subfamily D member 3-like isoform X1; its protein translation is MAAGVAAWLPFARAAAIGWMPVANLPMPVAPTEKNKRKDELIILNVSGRRFQTWRNTLDRYPDTLLGSSEKEFFYNEETQEYFFDRDPDVFRSVLNFYRTGKLHYPRYECISSYDEELAFFGIVPEIIGDCCYEEYKDRKRENAERLMDDQEDNKDAKLPNMTFRETMWRAFENPHTSTMALVFYYVTGFFIAVSVITNVVETVPCGSAPNQKEVPCGERYTVAFFCMDTACVMIFTVEYLMRLFAAPSRYRFMRSVMSIIDVVAILPYYIGLVMTDNEDVSGAFVTLRVFRVFRIFKFSRHSQGLRILGYTLKSCASELGFLLFSLTMAIIIFATVMFYAEKGSSSSKFTSIPASFWYTIVTMTTLGYGDMVPKTIAGKIFGSICSLSGVLVIALPVPVIVSNFSRIYHQNQRADKRRAQKVQKARLARIRISKTGSSSAFIHNKRNGLFNDALELTQLPYKMNLSDQGSADEEQRLSKSTSLLESQHHHLLHCLEKTTNHEFVDEQYYQQSYLDAGLQNYPSRSPSLSSQEGVTGTCCTRRSNKHHSPLANASALAHMQSLTHAHQQGLQELSTIHIQPLSTSRSSLNMRIDEPAPLNCQGSQITTAIISIPTPPVVTPEGDAHLPAGPTHQNIVKVSAL
- the LOC131137556 gene encoding potassium voltage-gated channel subfamily D member 3-like isoform X2, with protein sequence MAAGVAAWLPFARAAAIGWMPVANLPMPVAPTEKNKRKDELIILNVSGRRFQTWRNTLDRYPDTLLGSSEKEFFYNEETQEYFFDRDPDVFRSVLNFYRTGKLHYPRYECISSYDEELAFFGIVPEIIGDCCYEEYKDRKRENAERLMDDQEDNKDAKLPNMTFRETMWRAFENPHTSTMALVFYYVTGFFIAVSVITNVVETVPCGSAPNQKEVPCGERYTVAFFCMDTACVMIFTVEYLMRLFAAPSRYRFMRSVMSIIDVVAILPYYIGLVMTDNEDVSGAFVTLRVFRVFRIFKFSRHSQGLRILGYTLKSCASELGFLLFSLTMAIIIFATVMFYAEKGSSSSKFTSIPASFWYTIVTMTTLGYGDMVPKTIAGKIFGSICSLSGVLVIALPVPVIVSNFSRIYHQNQRADKRRAQKVQKARLARIRISKTGSSSAFIHNKRNGLFNDALELTGSADEEQRLSKSTSLLESQHHHLLHCLEKTTNHEFVDEQYYQQSYLDAGLQNYPSRSPSLSSQEGVTGTCCTRRSNKHHSPLANASALAHMQSLTHAHQQGLQELSTIHIQPLSTSRSSLNMRIDEPAPLNCQGSQITTAIISIPTPPVVTPEGDAHLPAGPTHQNIVKVSAL